A window of Streptomyces sp. NBC_01689 genomic DNA:
TTTCATCGACCAGTCCTGACCAGACTGCTACCCACGCCCTGGACACCGGGTGCGCCACACGTGCGCACGCCCCCGATTCGGCCGCACATCCGGAAACGCCGCATGGACTACCGACCGGAACCGACGTCACACGCATCGTGATGTACCCGGACGGCGGCACAGCCGCACGGAGGGAATCCAGGGTGATGTGGACGCTGCCCGAACCGATGCTCACCGCACCTGTAGCCTCGCCCGACCTGCCGCTGGGATGGGCAGGCGAACCCAGGTGAGACGGTTCTCGCGTCCTGTTCCCCACCGACACCGGACGGGTGCTGCCGCGCTCCCACCGGTTCACCAAGGTGACGCCGGCGTTCCCGGACAACGCGGCCTTCACGTGCAACTGCCGAACGCGACCGAGCTCGGTGGGGAGCTCGTCGTGCAGGAAGACGACCGGCTCGCGTGCCGGCGGCTGCAGGACCGACTTCGAAGCCGACAAAGCAGTAACCCGTTCGGCCCCGACCGAACAGGCCGCCGAGCAGGCCCTCGACGAATTCGAGGCCACTGACCTGGGGCAACGCTATCCGGCGATCGTCCGGACCTGGCGGTCGGCCTGGCCGGAGTTCACGCCCTACCTGACGTTCCCGCCGGCCATAAGGACGGTGGTCTACTCCACGAACATGGTCGAGTCGATCAACTCCCGGCTCCGCAGAGCCACCCGCAACCGCGGCCATTTCCCCTCAGAACAGGCCGCGTTGAAGGTTCTCTACCTCGCGGTCCGCGAGCAGATCAACCCCAAAGCGCGCGACGCCAACCACGTCGCCGCACACTGGAAAAAGGCACTGAACCAGTTCTCACTCTTCTTCGAGGACCGGCTCAGCATCCAATGACACCAACCGACTTACACAAGATTGCTGACACGTCCCACGGCCCCGGTCAGTATCGGTCGCGACCGGGGCTGTCGATGCGCATGGTCGTGAAGGGCCGTCGCCTCCGCGGCGAAAAGCTCCATGGCTCTGTTCATGAAAACGGACAGCTGGAGGTCTTTAGCGGTGGATCATTGTGCGGATCGCCAAGCGTCCTCGGCGTCCTGCACAGTGGGATGAATGGGAAAGACCTGGTCCAGGCCGACGATGCGGATGATCCGGCCGACACGTTCGGGGACCGTGGTCAGGGCGATGGTTGCGTCGGCGGCCAAGGCGTGATTGCGGGCGACGATCAGGACACTGAGCCCGCTGGAGTCGCAGAAGGTGATGGCCGCGAGGTCGAGGACGAGCTGCTCGCCGGGGCGCACGTCGAGCGCGAGGAGAGCGTCACGAACCTGAGGAGCCGTGTGGTGGTCCAGGTCCCCAGCGAGTTCCATTACCGTGCCGGCGGCGGTCGTGCGGGTGCGGAGGGCCACGCTCTGGGTCACTGCTGCTCTTCACTGAGGGTTCGGGGCACATGGATGGCGAGGACGGCGGTGTCGTCGTCCACGCCGGTGCCGAAGGCGGCGAGCAGTGCGCGCACCGCGTCGATGGTGTTGGACGCCGTGGAGGGGGCGAGGCTGCGGCCGAAGTCGAGGAGAGCGTCGTCCCCGTACCGGTCGTCGCCGCTGGCCACGGTGGTGTGGGCTTCGGTGAGGCCGTCGGTGTGCAGGAGCAGGGTGTCGCCGGGGGCGAGATGGACGCTGGTGGTGGAGATCTGGGCGTCGGGCAGGACGCCGATGAGCTGTCCGCCGGGAGTGGGCAGATAGTCGGCGGTCCCGTCGGCGCGCATCAGCAGGGCTGGGGGGTGGCCGCCGCTGGCCAGCGTGATACGGAAGCCGCCCCTGTCTGTGTCGGGGGTGAGCAGGCCGAAGATGACGGTGCAGAAGCGGGGATCGGTGCCGCTGTACTCGTGGTTGAGAACCGTGTTGAGGTTCGCGAGGACGGCGGCCGGATCCGGGTTGTAGACGGCGGCGGCGCGCAGCGTGTAGCGGGCCAGAGAGGTGATGGCCGCCGCGGGGGCGCCCTTGCCGCACACATCGCCAAGGAACATGCCCCAGGTACCGGCGGCAAGGGGGAACAGATCGTAGAAGTCGCCGCCGACCTCGTCGACGGAAGCGATGTGGTAGTGCGCGGCGACGTCCAGGCCGGGCACGTTCGCCAACGCGGGAGGCAGCAGCGTCTTCTGCAAGGTGGTGTTCAGCAGCTTGAGGCGGTCGCGTTCCCGGTCCGCCTCGTGGCGGGCGCGCAGGAGTTCGGTCTCGTAGGCGCGGCGGTCGCGGGCGTCGAAGAGGGTGGTTCGGATCAGGAGGGGCTGCCCGTCGCTGCCGGTCTTGACGGTCGAGGTGACCATGACGGGCAGGCGGGTGCCGTCGGCGGCCTTGAGCTCCAGAGCGACACCGCTGATCTCGCCCTGCATGCGCAGCAGCGGCGCGAAGTGGGTCTCGTGATAGAGCCGGCCGCCGACGGTCAGAAGATCCGAGAAGGTCATGCGGCCCACCAGGTCGCCGCGCTCGTAGCCGAGCCAGTCCAGCAGAGTCGCGTTGACCTTGGCGATCCGGCCGTCCAGCAGCGTGGAGAGGTAGCCACAGGGGGCGTGCTCGTAGAGGTCCTCGGCACTGTCCTCCAGCAGACCGGAGAAGCGGGCCGCCTCATCCGCGGGCTTATGGTCCCCGGTCTGGTGTTTGCTGTCCGCCGCGTCGCCGGTCTCGCACATCACCGTACGGCTCCCGCGAACGCGGAGATCGCTGCGGCGGTCTCCTCCGGAGCCGCGAGCTGGGGGCAGTGCCCTGTCGCGTTCAGTGTGACCAGTCGGCTTCCCCGGATCTGCGCATGGACGAAAGCACCCACCTCCGGTGGAGCGATCGCGTCACTGGAGCACTGTGCGACCAGCGTGGGCACCGTGACCGCCACGAGATCGGCACGGTTGTCGGACAGGAACGTCACGCGGGCGAAGAGCCGCGCGATCTGCGGGTCCGTCCGGCAGAAGCTGTTCGTCAGCTCCTCGCCCAGCTCGGGCCGCTCCGGATTTCCCATGATCACCGGGGCCATCGCGCCCGACCAGCCGAGATAGTTCGCGTCCAGCGACTCCAGCAGTTCATCGATGTCAGCGGCGCTGAACCCGCCCCGGTAGCCCGTGGCCGGATCATCGATGAAACGCGGAGACGGAGCGAGCAGCACCAGTCCGGCAAAAGCTTCCGGCCTGCGCGTGGCGGCCAGTACGCCCATCATCGCGCTGACCGAATGCCCCACGAACGTGACCGGGCCCAGCGCCAACTCCCCGATGACCTCCAGGATGTCGTCGACATAGCCGTCCAGCGAACCGTACCGATCTCGGCTCCACGCCGACAGCTGCGAGTTCCCCGAGCCAACGTGATCGAAGAGGACGACGGTGAAGTCCTGCGCCAGGGCGGGCACCACCAGACGCCACATGTTCTGGTCACACCCGAACCCGTGCGCCAGCATCACCACCGGCGCACCGGCCCGCCCGGTCACCGTCACGTGGTTCCTGCTCCGCACATCCATACCCGCCATCCTCGCAGACCGCTCCCGGCGGCGATCGCGGTCCGATCAAGTCACTGGACATGGCTCTCCTCGATAGATCAGCGTCTCCGGGACTTTCGGCCGTCCGGCTGAGTCGACAGATCCCCCCACCCGTCTCGGTAGCTGCCAGAGCTGCCGGGGCTGCGTCCATCGCACGCCGGCCGTGAGCCCGGTACCGTATCCGGGGACGTTGACGGAGTTGCGGCAGCGGGTCCCACCGGGTGCAGGTACCCGCCCTCAGCCGGCAAGCGCCTCACCGAGAGCGGGTAGCGGGCGAGGACCAACTGCTTGCTCTGACCCTTTCGCGTCGTGCACCGGACACACAGGCCGCTCCCGCCGCCGGCCGACACCGCGGAGGCCGGTGACCGAGACGCAAGCAGCCCCGGCCGGTGTCGGTCCCGGCCGGGGCTGTCGACGCGCAGGGTCGTGAAGGTCGGTCGCCTCCGCGACCAAAGGCTCCATGAGGGTTCAGCCGAACGATCGTCCTCGGTCCCGTCGGGCCCGAGCCCTCCTCTCCGTCCCCGCCCGCGTTCTCCCCGGGACACCGATCCGCGTCGACGCCGTGAGGGCACTCACGAGGTCGTTCAGTCCCCGCGGCGCCGGGCGCCACGAACGGAAACGCCAGGAAGGCGATCCCGTACCTCACTCAACTCCCCTGATGCGACGCGCGATCGTGGTGGCGTGCCGGGTGGCTCCCGCCGCGATTTCGACGACGGTACGCGCGTGGCGTAGGCCCTGTGTCGCCGTCAGTCGGCCACCGAGTCACCGAACAGGGCCCCGGTCGCGGGCAGGCCCATGGTGGACGGCCCGAAGGAGAAGGAACCGCTCGCGGTGATACCGCCGGAGGCGGCCGAGAACACCCACGCGGCACCGCTGTTCGCGTTCTCCGGCCAGTCGCCGACGACCAGGCCGTCCTTCTTGTCGCCGTTGGCGTCGACGAGGGCGGTCTCGCTGCCGAAACGGTCCAGCTTCTCCGCGGTGCCGGGTACCCCCGCGGTGTTCTGGCTGAACGACTTGATGCCGGTGGTGGTCAGACCGGTCGCGCCGCCGCGCAGCACGAGCACGGTGCCGGCGTCGGTGAGGCCGTCGAAGTCCTCGCCGGGCAGGCCGATCGCCACGTCGGGGTAGCCGTCGCCGTCGGTGTCGCCGATCGACAGGCCCGCGCCCATGCCGTCACCCCACTCCCCCACTCCCGGTACGCCTGCTGTGTCCTGGTTGATCCACACCGGCTTGCGGGTGGTGGACACGCCGTTCCGGCCGCCGTGGACGACGGCGATCGCACCGCCCTTGACGGGGAGGCCGACGTCGTAGTCGGTGCCGTCGACAGAGTGGCCGACGACGATGTCGGCGTGACCGTCCTTGTCGAGGTCACCGATCGCGACGTCGTCGCCGCGGATGAGCCGACCCTGGGAGTCCTTGAGAAGGCCCTGGTAGGTGAACCCGGAAGGACCGCCCGCCAGAAGGGCGACCCCACCGGTACCGACCTCGCCGTCCTGCTGCCTGACGCTGACGGCCAGATCGGCAATGCCGTCGCCGGTCACGTCACCGGCGGCCATCGCGATGGCGTACCACTCCTCGCCGGGGAACAAGGTGAACCGGGTCGCTCGCGCGCTGCGGCCGTCGCGCTTGAACGGACCGTGCAGCACGGAGCCGTCGCCCGGCGCGTTCTCGTCGCCGTAATCGTCGCCCCACGCCGCCACGTCAGGATCCTTGTCCCCGTCGACGTCCGCGACCACGAAGACGCCGCGGGAGCTCGCCGGCACGTTCCCCAGCAGGGTCGGCGTGGCGGACAGCCCCTTGGGACCACCCCAGTTGACGGCCAGGAAACGTCCGTGATAGCCGCTGATCGGAGACCTGTCCACGAGCGACAGCAGGTCGGCGTAGCCGTCCCGGTCAAGGTCGCCGCTCTGCAGGTTGCTGCCGTAGCCCGTCTGCTGCGGCACCGTCGACCGGTTCGACCAGGTCAGTGTCTGCCTGCGCGAGGTCGACAGCCCGCCGGACGAGCCGTACAGCACGCTGACGGCCCCCGCCTTCGCCTGCCCCTTCAGCGGGGTGCCCGGCGCGCCGATCGCCAGATCGGGGTAGCCGTCGCCGTTGAAGTCGTCGTGCAGGCGCTTGCTGCTGGGCGTGGTGGCGGTCGTTGCCGTGGTCGTCGGGGCCGGGGTGGCGGCGTTGACGACGGGAGCCAGCACGGCACCGCTGACCAGGGCGATTCCGGTGGCGACGACAAGCCGTCTGCGACGCCGAGGGAGGGAACGGGAAGTCATGGCTGTCCTGACGTAGGCGGAGAAGAAGGCGCGGGAACGCGTCGATGAGCCCGGCGCACGCTCGCGACCGTGCTGAGAGCGCGGGCGCCGAAGCGGGCGGAACCCCTGGCCATGACACCGGCGAACTCAGAGCGGAACCCCCTTGCGGCACCGGCGTACGCGTCCTCACACCGCCCAGTACGACTCACTGGAGTGGCGGTTGGTTGCGCTGCGGTTTACCGCACCTTTCCCTGCAGTCAAACGAGTTGGCGCCTGACAGTGGTGCGGCAGGGGTGGCGGATCGGGTGCTCGGTCAGGCGCCGCCGTGTGCGGTGACGCAGACGTGCTGCTGGAGCTCCTGGTCGCCGAGGCTGCCGTGGTCCAGAACCGCGGGGTCGGCGATACGGGTTCCAGGGTAGGTGGGGGCGGCGGGCGGCTCGGAGACCGTCGCGACCCAAAGCGGTTGTAGCGACCTGTACAGGTCGCTACACTCCTCGCATGAAGCAGATCAATGTACGCGTGCCCGACGAGATCCACGCCGGAATCGCAGAGCGCGCCGAGGCCGCGGGCCTGTCCGTGCAGGAGTACGCCAAGCAGGTGCTCGCCGACGAGTCCAACGACCTGCGACACCGCTTCCTCCACGCAGGCGCGCACTTCGCGGATGCCTTCGGAGACGCCTTCACAGAAGAGTTCGGGAACCCGGCCGCCAACCGTGGGCCGGCGGCCGCC
This region includes:
- a CDS encoding STAS domain-containing protein, encoding MTQSVALRTRTTAAGTVMELAGDLDHHTAPQVRDALLALDVRPGEQLVLDLAAITFCDSSGLSVLIVARNHALAADATIALTTVPERVGRIIRIVGLDQVFPIHPTVQDAEDAWRSAQ
- a CDS encoding PP2C family protein-serine/threonine phosphatase → MCETGDAADSKHQTGDHKPADEAARFSGLLEDSAEDLYEHAPCGYLSTLLDGRIAKVNATLLDWLGYERGDLVGRMTFSDLLTVGGRLYHETHFAPLLRMQGEISGVALELKAADGTRLPVMVTSTVKTGSDGQPLLIRTTLFDARDRRAYETELLRARHEADRERDRLKLLNTTLQKTLLPPALANVPGLDVAAHYHIASVDEVGGDFYDLFPLAAGTWGMFLGDVCGKGAPAAAITSLARYTLRAAAVYNPDPAAVLANLNTVLNHEYSGTDPRFCTVIFGLLTPDTDRGGFRITLASGGHPPALLMRADGTADYLPTPGGQLIGVLPDAQISTTSVHLAPGDTLLLHTDGLTEAHTTVASGDDRYGDDALLDFGRSLAPSTASNTIDAVRALLAAFGTGVDDDTAVLAIHVPRTLSEEQQ
- a CDS encoding alpha/beta fold hydrolase; translation: MDVRSRNHVTVTGRAGAPVVMLAHGFGCDQNMWRLVVPALAQDFTVVLFDHVGSGNSQLSAWSRDRYGSLDGYVDDILEVIGELALGPVTFVGHSVSAMMGVLAATRRPEAFAGLVLLAPSPRFIDDPATGYRGGFSAADIDELLESLDANYLGWSGAMAPVIMGNPERPELGEELTNSFCRTDPQIARLFARVTFLSDNRADLVAVTVPTLVAQCSSDAIAPPEVGAFVHAQIRGSRLVTLNATGHCPQLAAPEETAAAISAFAGAVR
- a CDS encoding integrin alpha, whose amino-acid sequence is MTSRSLPRRRRRLVVATGIALVSGAVLAPVVNAATPAPTTTATTATTPSSKRLHDDFNGDGYPDLAIGAPGTPLKGQAKAGAVSVLYGSSGGLSTSRRQTLTWSNRSTVPQQTGYGSNLQSGDLDRDGYADLLSLVDRSPISGYHGRFLAVNWGGPKGLSATPTLLGNVPASSRGVFVVADVDGDKDPDVAAWGDDYGDENAPGDGSVLHGPFKRDGRSARATRFTLFPGEEWYAIAMAAGDVTGDGIADLAVSVRQQDGEVGTGGVALLAGGPSGFTYQGLLKDSQGRLIRGDDVAIGDLDKDGHADIVVGHSVDGTDYDVGLPVKGGAIAVVHGGRNGVSTTRKPVWINQDTAGVPGVGEWGDGMGAGLSIGDTDGDGYPDVAIGLPGEDFDGLTDAGTVLVLRGGATGLTTTGIKSFSQNTAGVPGTAEKLDRFGSETALVDANGDKKDGLVVGDWPENANSGAAWVFSAASGGITASGSFSFGPSTMGLPATGALFGDSVAD
- a CDS encoding plasmid mobilization protein, which codes for MKQINVRVPDEIHAGIAERAEAAGLSVQEYAKQVLADESNDLRHRFLHAGAHFADAFGDAFTEEFGNPAANRGPAAAA